The DNA segment GGGTTAACCCAATAAGCAATTTTAGTGCTTAGTATACCAATGCCTGCCCCCGCCATTACATCGGTAAACCAGTGCCTGTCGTTATACATTCTGAATAACCCTGTACCCGATGCTACTACATAGCCCGTAATGCCATACCATATAGATACATCTTTATACTCTTGCCATAAAAATTCTGCCCCTGCAAAGGCGGTTGCTGTATGCCCTGATGGAAATGAGTTTTTAGAACTACCATCTGGACGTTCAATTTTTGTTAATGATTTTAGCCCCATCACACTACCAGCTACAATAAGGTATGAGGTGGCAATTACTGTTGTTCTATCTCTAAAGTTACTTTTGCCTTTCACCCCAGCTAGATTAAGAGCATATACAGAAGCCACAGGCGCATATTGCGAAAAATCATCAATGGTTATTTTATCATCAATGTTTTCGGTTAACTCATCTCTAATCTCTGTATTCATCCCTTTAATACCGTCGCTTTCAATTCCTATAACACCATGCCCAATAAGCAGGGTGGGTATTACTAACTGCTTTACATGAAATTTTGAATTTGATGATGTTATAGTGTCGGTACTACTCATATATTGAGCTTGTAGCGATAGAACATTTAATAAACATGAAATTAAAAGAAAGGACTTAAACATAGTGTTGTTTTTATAA comes from the Flavobacterium arcticum genome and includes:
- a CDS encoding phosphatase PAP2 family protein — its product is MSSTDTITSSNSKFHVKQLVIPTLLIGHGVIGIESDGIKGMNTEIRDELTENIDDKITIDDFSQYAPVASVYALNLAGVKGKSNFRDRTTVIATSYLIVAGSVMGLKSLTKIERPDGSSKNSFPSGHTATAFAGAEFLWQEYKDVSIWYGITGYVVASGTGLFRMYNDRHWFTDVMAGAGIGILSTKIAYWVNPFIKKKIFGKKTEESKTSVSFIPFYNREQAGFGVAVTF